From the Psilocybe cubensis strain MGC-MH-2018 chromosome 9, whole genome shotgun sequence genome, one window contains:
- a CDS encoding putative cyclin-dependent kinase 9 translates to MVSPQSRKRPASRSPEPARYGKRTITSSPEEGEVDDNPPPVTKPIIQPISLPQKPATTSSKNIPFPFKKKTDAPRNGAGGVTGDSQGKPLNVFEALEEKQAKKKDDMFKQNPRHNARQNGDHWEPNLTVQPGSLLSRMAPLPGGSHFAAPRDNGRDHRDRSRRSPSHYSPPRRRSPSPQHRDTRHRPVETSNFSPLNNPRERSRERGRYDRGSRSKSRSRSRSRDDYARRDDYSRRYRDDRHHYRGEHRQDSRAWTHRGDTYQDRRGYNERRYDNRHATDTYRPVSPRAPSPGPSRSAQPSPPPPPSSPPPPPPPASRPSVSNPPPPPPAPSLPPPPPPSDTPVPPSCPPPAPPPPPVDDGPRPPSSSPPPAPPPDMRLKDRPMPYAKPAIQRPDAPSDRHSPPPLNVPSGSTAKAMARGPDRRDTSTSQTQRKEQGEVTERPKEPERPKVALIKRRNVMRRPGKLEVQAYGHGFAGCGQQSDYEATTKLGEGTFGEVHKAIQKSTGVVVALKRILMHNEKEGMPVTALREIKILKALKHPSIISILDMFVVRSSDKDPLSVYMVFPYMDHDLAGLLENERVKLQPSHIKLYMKQLLEGTEYMHRNHILHRDMKAANLLISNDGTLRIADFGLARSFHSGASNPLPSSSSSAADGSGHRSRERKYTNCVVTRWYRPPELLLGARHYGGEVDIWGIGCVLGEMFTRRPILPGTSDLDQLEKIWNLCGAPNQHNWPNYDLLPGCEGVTRFNSQPRRLRQTYESVGPETVDLLDKLLMLNPKGRLTAAQALEHDYFWTDPLPADPKTLPTYEASHEFDKRGHRNHQPIHQGPPPGILHPNQQRPPGNPPFNRNGPPRGFPPPQQQQPFGGPGGVGVGGPGGGGGGMDRRGNRPPYGSNMPHPTYDQIHGLKFAAHGHGQSHGQHHNYHQPPPPGDTRLNNFVSAYNRGAGGANANANVNRPGGGMGMGNAPHPMYPGGGPGGVPPPPFALPRHPMAGPGSMPMAVPPGFGPPPGQGARGPGPGQGQRREWTSRGGGGGGGGGKLPLNPGLPPKPVGGPVSGGVAMGIPNRDRDGGRDYDRNRAPPPPPSSSGDALNYG, encoded by the exons ATGGTCTCGCCACAGTCGCGCAAGAGGCCTGCCTCACGATCCCCAGAGCCCGCACGATATGGCAAGCGGACTATCACATCCTCTCCGGAAGAGGGCGAGGTCGACGACAACCCGCCACCGGTTACGAAGCCCATAATCCAGCCTATTTCATTACCTCAAAAACCAGCTACGACAAGCAGCAAAAATATTCCATTTCCCTTTAAGAAGAAAACGGACGCCCCGAGAAATGGTGCTGGAGGAGTGACAGGAGATTCGCAGGGAAAACCGTTGAATGTGTTCGAGGCACTGGAAGAAAAACAGGCGAAAAAGAAGGACGATATGTTCAAGCAGAATCCTCGACACAATGCAAGGCAGAATGGAGACCACTGGGAGCCTAATTTGACTGTCCAGCCGGGCTCTCTGCTTTCCAGAATGGCGCCACTGCCTGGTGGAAGCCATTTTGCGGCTCCTCGTGACAATGGCAGAGACCACCGAGATCGGAGTCGGCGGTCGCCATCCCATTATTCCCCTCCTAGACGCCGCTCCCCCAGTCCCCAGCATAGAGACACCAGGCATAGACCTGTAGAAACCAGCAACTTTAGCCCTCTCAACAACCCCCGCGAACGCTCTCGGGAGCGGGGACGATACGACAGAGGCAGCAGGAGCAAAAGTCGGAGTcgcagcagaagcagagaCGACTACGCGCGGCGGGATGACTACTCTCGACGATACAGAGACGACCGCCACCACTACCGCGGTGAACATCGCCAGGACAGCCGTGCGTGGACACACCGGGGCGACACCTACCAAGACCGACGAGGGTACAACGAACGCCGGTACGACAACCGCCACGCCACTGACACATACCGCCCCGTTTCTCCTCGCGCGCCCTCTCCTGGTCCCAGCCGTTCTGCCCAACCAAGcccaccgccaccgccttcttcgccgccgccgccacccccGCCTGCAAGTCGACCTTCTGTGTccaaccctcctcctcctccacctgcCCCAAGCCTTCCTCCACCGCCGCCCCCTTCCGACACCCCAGTTCCTCCCTCATGTCCTCCCCCagcaccacctccacctccagttGACGACGGCCCACGACCcccatcatcatctcctCCGCCTGCACCACCTCCAGATATGCGACTGAAAGACCGCCCGATGCCATACGCAAAACCTGCAATACAAAGACCGGATGCACCGTCTGATCGACACTCGCCGCCACCCTTGAATGTTCCGTCCGGCTCGACGGCCAAAGCGATGGCGCGTGGACCCGATCGGAGGGATACATCGACTTCGCAGACGCAGCGGAAAGAGCAGGGTGAAGTGACGGAACGCCCTAAGGAACCTGAACGCCCCAAGGTCGCTTTGATCAAGAGGAGAAATGTGATGAGAAGGCCGGGCAAGTTGGAGGTGCAGGCGTATGGACATGGGTTTGCGGGGTGCGGGCAGCAGTCTGATTACGAGGCGACGACTAAATTGGGTGAAGGAACATTCGG GGAGGTACATAAGGCTATTCAAAAATCTACGGGTGTCGTGGTTGCACTGAAGCGGATTTTGATGCACAACGAGAAGGAAGGCATGCCTGTTACCGCCCTCCGCGAGATCAAGATTCTGAAAGCGTTGAAACATCCAAGTATCATCAGCATCTTGGATATGTTCGTCGTTCGAA GTTCGGATAAAGATCCTCTGTCAGTTTATATGGTGTTTCCGTACATGGACCACGATCTCGCGGGGCTCCTTGAAAACGAACGTGTGAAACTACAACCGAGCCATATCAAGCTGTACATGAAGCAGCTTTTGGAAGGGACGGAATACATGCATCGG AACCATATATTGCACCGCGACATGAAAGCCGCGAACCTCCTCATCTCGAATGATGGTACACTGCGCATCGCGGACTTTGGATTGGCGCGGTCGTTTCACTCTGGCGCTTCGAATCcccttccttcctcttcttcatcggcGGCGGATGGTAGTGGACATCGGAGTCGGGAGAGAAAGTACACGAACTGTGTGGTGACGAGGTGGTATCGACCCCCTGAGCTCCTGTTGGGTGCGAGACATTATGGTGGGGAGGTTGATATTTGGGGTATTGG GTGTGTGTTGGGAGAAATGTTCACTCGAAGACCTATTTTGCCGGGTACTTCGGATCTTGACCAGCTCGAAAAGATATGGAATCTTTGTGGAGCGCCGAATCAGCACAACTGGCCGAATTACGACTTGCTTCCTGGATGTGAGGGTGTGACGAGGTTTAATAGTCAGCCGAGGAGGTTGAGGCAGACATACGAGAG TGTTGGACCGGAGACGGTGGATCTATTGGATaagttgttgatgttgaatcCGAAGGGAAGGCTTACAGCCGCCCAAGCGCTGGAACATGATTACTTCTGGACAGATCCGTTACCCGCTGATCCAAAGAC GTTGCCCACATACGAAGCCTCTCACGAATTCGATAAGCGCGGGCACAGGAATCATCAGCCAATACATCAAGGCCCACCTCCGGGCATCCTCCATCCGAACCAGCAGAGGCCTCCTGGGAACCCACCGTTTAACAGGAATGGCCCGCCGAGGGGGTTCCCGCCGccccaacagcagcagccgttCGGGGGCCCaggtggtgtgggtgttggtggcccaggtggtggcggtggtgggatGGACAGAAGAGGAAACCGCCCGCCGTACGGATCGAATATGCCCCATCCGACTTACGACCAGATCCACGGCCTCAAGTTCGCTGCGCACGGGCATGGACAGAGTCATGGGCAACATCACAACTATCACCAGCCACCGCCGCCAGGGGATACTCGGCTCAACAACTTTGTGAGCGCGTATAATAGGGGCGCGGGTggtgcgaatgcgaatgcgaatgtgaATAGGCCGGGAggggggatggggatggggaatgCGCCTCATCCGATGTATCCAGGAGGTGGCCCTGGAGGtgtgccgccgccgcctttTGCGCTCCCTCGTCATCCGATGGCGGGGCCGGGATCGATGCCGATGGCGGTACCGCCTGGGTTTGGTCCGCCTCCAGGTCAAGGTGCGAGAGGTCCAGGGCCGGGGCAGGGGCAGCGGAGAGAGTGGACCAgtcgtggtggtggtggtggaggaggaggaggcaaGCTGCCGTTGAACCCTGGGTTGCCGCCGAAGCCTGTGGGTGGACCTGTTAGTGGGGGTGTTGCGATGGGTATTCCGAATAGAGATAGGGATGGTGGGAGGGATTACGATCGAAATCGAGCGCCACCTCCTCCGCCGTCGTCGAGTGGGGATGCGTTGAATTATGGATAG